The Vigna angularis cultivar LongXiaoDou No.4 chromosome 9, ASM1680809v1, whole genome shotgun sequence DNA window TAAAACTTCCTTATTAGGAGTATTAATTCCTTCAAAACAGCAGATCCCAAAATTCATAAAAAGACTCTCAAAATCATATACTCACATActatattcttttatatgttaatatatatttaatattaataactagatatatattaaaattaaattatttaaaaaaaataaaagtgttgtCACATCAAAGGCATCGAGAAAAGTACTTGTTAAATGTCGCCGCCATGCGTGACCAATTGACGCTTGAGTATGTCAGACATCGTTCATCAACGTTCGTCTAACTAGCCGCACCCTCGTCCAATCGAATCCAAAACCATGTAAAGTGCTTTGGTACTAAGCAACCTTTTTAACAAAAACCAACACCTTAGTGATATCAACAAACAAACAACTCTACTGTTTGGTTTATTACTTCTTCCAACCCCACGTTAAGGTGGTTTTAGCAATTCGGCCACATACCAACaaaacccttttttttctttttttaattctcttttttcttttctaaaccCAATTCACCATAAATACATTAAACAAAGTCTAACCATTTCTccctttctcttcctttctctttgAGGGTTTCTTCTCCCTTCAAGGAAAAGAAGAGTTACCACAATCACGCCCGAGAGTGGTAtgctctctcttttttctcaatCTATAGCTTTTGGTAGTTGGTAGTTAATTGTTGTCCTGGGTTCAGATCTGTTCACCAGTTCTTTCAATTGCGATAAGGTTCTTGATGGTTGAGTTTCTTAGATCTCTAACTTCATTCCATGATTTCTAATCTTTTTTCTCCCTTTATGTTTCTTGGGAAATTTCTGACATTTATACACTACCTTATTTAAACCTATTtcttgtttatatattttgtcttttaagTCTTTGAATTTGTGTTTGGTCTCTGACGTGGCTGTTCACTGGCTGGATTTTGGATTTCCGTATTTGGGTGTGGAAATTTAGAAAATTCTTTCTGCTTTGTTGATTGTGGGTTAGGTATCTTGGAATTGTCAATTAAGGAAACAATTTATATTCTTTGGTGTTGGTGCCGAGATGCTCTTGAGAAGTGACAGTGTTTGCTATTGTGTCACTGGCTGAGATGTATTGtaatataaatgtaaatgtaaacatgcaaagaaaatgaattgaaaTGCTAACCCATGAGctgaaaagattttttttttcaatttaaaatttatttcttgttCTTGTGCAGTGATTTTTTGAGGTGCTGCAGTCATGTTTGGACGAGATGGACCTAGGAGGAGTGATAACTCTAAATATTATGATATTCTTGGAGTTTCAAAGAATGCCACTGAAGATGAAATCAAGAAAGCATACAGAAAGGCAGCTATGAAGAATCATCCGGATAAAGGTGGAGATCCTGAAAAGGTAAAAGCAATATTTTGTTACACTTCATTTTGATTATACCATTTGAATAAACAGCTGTGTACTTGGACCTCTGTTCATAGTTTGATTTGATCATATAAACTTTACACATCTTATACTAGTGATTCTGCATTTACCTCTTGATAAGATGAGTTTATATTGTAAATTGTGAACAAATTTGATATATTAGTGTTGCATGCAGAAAACTTGAGCAAActatattatgtattttaattcTGTATGTTTATATGAAATATGTTATTCACTTGGTACTTGAAAACCTGCTAACCTCATGTTGTATTCTGTTTTAATACCGAATACTTGATTCATGTATCAGTTTAAGGAGTTAGGTCAAGCATATGAAGTTTTAAGTGATTCTGAGAAGAAAGAATTGTATGATCAGTATGGTGAAGATGCCCTTAAAGAAGGGAtgggaggaggaggaggaggctCGTTTCATAATCCATTTGATATATTTGAGTCATTTTTTGGAGGATCAAGCTTTGGTGGTGAGATGttcacttttaaatttatgttatttcatttcatttgtgAATCATCTTGCAATATTAACCAACTCACTATTGCTATCATTTCTTAGGTGGTGGTAGTTCACGAGGCAGAAGACAAAAACATGGTGAAGATGTGGTGCACTCTTTAAAGGTGTCCTTGGAGGATGTCTATAATGGTGCAACTAAGAAACTATCTCTTTCTAGAAATGTATTATGCCCAAAGTGTAAAGGGTATGCACCTATTTGTGTTTATATTTTCCCTGTACATCTAATTTATTCAGTGTAAATGGTATGCAAATATTTGTGTTTATAATTTCCCTATACATCTAATTTATTTtgagaatgcaaattttttataaatacatgtttgtATTTCATATCACAGTGTAATCAATATGCTCTCCCACCTTGCTTTctcctaaaaatatattgtattaggTTAGCTATACTTTTTAGAATTTGTAATGGTTAATATTTCCTATGCTGTCCATGTGGAATCCCAGATGAGGCATGTTAAGATGTCTTTTTAACCGAAAAAGAGATATGTCGGTATTTAACTGTATTAGTTCATGTGCATGGTTGGCTATTACACATGATTTTACAGCTATAGTGACATTATATTTGTGGTATTGGGCCACTTCTGTGGTCTATTGTGTAGAATGATTGTTTCTGTGTAGATTGTGAGATATAGTATCATATGTGTTACTGTATTTGGTATCACTTCAACAATTCTGTCCTATCTTTCAGATACAGTCAGTTTCTTTTTTCTCACACCTGTCTGTTCTCTCTCCACTGCAGCTATTAGTTTGTGTCTATGTCTTAGATGtcaataaaaaagttttaatgtttatcatatattaagataattattaatattgacTCATGATTGAATTTGCACTTGGGGAATATGAAAAGTATGTGATACTACTGGGTAGGTTAATCCAATGTGACTTTTTATTAGACATGTTAGTTCATGTCAGTCTTGTTATAATCTATTAGTTTGTGTTtgtagaatttatttatttattatttgattataatCATGCATCTTTATGCTGATGTTTTGTcagaatttgaaaaataataagcTATAACAACACATTTACATTCAATTATTGATAATTCAGGAAAGGGTCAAAAAGTGGTGCAACTAGTAGGTGTTTTGGTTGCCAAGGCACTGGTATGAAGGTCACAAGAAGGCAGATAGGACTAGGCATGATTCAACAAATGCAACATGTCTGCCCGGACTGCAGAGGATCTGGTaatgaaaactttgttttctatatttttcagGTTGTTTTATGATGTTTTCTCAATCTCATCTTTCATTGATGCAGGTGAGGTTATTAGCGAAAGAGATAAATGTCTTCAATGCAAAGGAAACAAGGTTACTCATGAAAAGAAGGTACTGGAGGTGCATGTTGAAGAGGGAATGCAGCAGGGTCAGAAGATTGTTTTTGAAGGACAAGCTGATGAAGCTGTAAGTGGTCACATTTGTATGCTATTTGTGTTAACACTTAGAAAGTATTTCCCTGAGTTGGTAATGTTGGTTTCTTACTTGAAATGAACTCCTACTTGTTGCAGCCTGATGCATTGACAGGAGACATTGTTTTAGTATTGGCAGTGAAGGAGCACCCAAAGTTCAGAAGGGAGCGAGATGATCTCTTCATTGATCAGACTCTCAGCTTAAGTGAGGCACTCTGTGGCTTCCAGTTTACTATCACACATCTTGATGGCAGGCAATTACTGATCAAATCAAACCCTGGGGAAGTCATTAAGCCAGGTAATAAAAAATTTCGGTAGTATAGATAGCTGTTGTTTCATTAGGGATGACAATGCGGGCTAGTTCACCTGCATTTAGCCTGCAAAAAGCAGGTTGGGCTGGCTCGCtcagaaataataatttttataagtctattttttaaaataaatattattcataattttataattttttaagtttattaaaaatagaaatgacTTTAAAGTGAactgaaataaggaaagaagcatgaaatgttaatgttattttaaaagaaacGTATACATGTTGTGCTGGCTTTTAGGAATTTAAGTAATTAGCTTTTAGGACTTTAAGTAATGCAGGTTATGTGAATCAAACGTGGGCTAGTTTGTCATTGGCTTGTGCGGACTATTATGCGACAAGGACTTAAACAAGGACTTAAACGGGCCAGACTAAAAATACTCAGCCCACACTGTACCAGCCTCACATGGTCATCCTTAGTTTCAATCTACctttatattcaattttctGAGTTATGTATTTAAATCCTATGTAGGTCAATCTAAAGCAATAAATGATGAGGGAATGCCACTACACAACAAGACATTCATGAGGGGTCGGCTTTACATCCAGTTCAATGTTGAATTTCCAGACTCAGGGTTTATTTCCCCTGATCAATGCCTGTTATTGGAAAAGGTATTACCTCAGAAGGGCAGCAAGCGCATTTCAGATGCAGAGCTTGATGACTGTGAAGAGACCACTTTGCATGATGTCAACTTCAAGGAGGAGATGAAACGAAAACATCAACACCATTACCGTGAGGCATACGATGAGGACGAAGATGAAGGTCCTTCTGGTCACAGGGTGCAATGTGCTCAACAGTAGTGCAATTTGTGGTAGAGGTTATAtgttttctatcttttgtttgcATAATGCAGAAACCATAACTGCTTGATAAATTTACCTTTAGGTCTTGTTATTAGTTTACAGTTCATGGCAAATTAGTTTACATTTCATGGCATATAACtaagtatgtttttttattacaatgtccaagtttatgaaaattaaatgccCTCTTTGATTCTTTGGCACGTATGCTATAATGATTCTAGATGCCTCCTATTtatcttgatttttttattattattttgttgttgggctAATAATAAAGATTGTTAGTAGTGTTTAGTAGTGTGTATAATGATTCAATCAGTTCTATTTCGCAATTGCTCTTTTTGGTTAAATATTTAGTACAAGTTTGGTTTGGCTTTGTTCCAAAACTTTTTCATGAACACTTCTATCGAAGTTAATTGAGTGTTTTTTTATgaactaaaataatttgttaaaatttattcatataatttatgtaatatctagtttataatttatgttttattttatttttgctagAAATACTAGtaaaaaagtttgttttttttgaTAATCGAATGAGTTAAATCCACTTTGACAGTCCTACTtgaaaagtttttataaataattttaaaaaagctTTTGCTAATGTTTAACTTTATCTAGGGACAGGTGACACCCAAAAAGATTTACTATTGAAgggaaaattttaattatcaagtATTTTTAACgttcaaacattcaaattacatattttcttGTATAGTATTAAGAAtgcttttgttttatgtttcttCTGGCACTAAAAGGGACATGTGGAAACTTGAAATGAAAAGTTGTACAATAatgatcaatttttttaatttttattataaacatttttgtCACAAGTTAAGTATGCTAGAATATTTGACAAGAGAAAAAGTAAATCTAATTCCTACAAAGGgttataaaaattacataaaaagtGTGGTTCATGATATCTTGCTTCACAACAGGACTTCTTTAGTTTCTCACTTAATCACTAAATTGACTTGATATGTTAAAACATAATTCATTATTAAATAAGtcaaaataattcattattcaaaatttaattttaaaattttatatagtaATAAAAGGGTTCATAAATTAGTTCTTGACACAATTGACTATGCTAAGTTCACATTTTATTAACTAGGTAGATAATTACCTTTTAGTTCACTAAGAAAACTTTACTATCGTACTCACTATCTGAAGTATGATATTAAAATTACCAGTAATATTAGCTTAGGctttttatcaaacaaataatttgACTAAATTGCTCAAAATAGTTTTTAGTTAAAGAGTAATCATCAATCTGATTAAGGGAGTCTCAATCATTTATGCAAACTTACAATTACTATAAGTTGAAAACTATTAGACTAGATAAAGTAACCAAATAATTAactaaagagaaaataatatttgcTATGATATGAGAGCACACACAGCTCTAGAGAGCAAAGAGAACTTAAGCTGAAAGTAAGAGCGAGTGCGAGGaaatatgaagtatgaaatttcttctttattaagtgattttgtaattacacatttttttatttatttgaagtgtcttacaacaattaaattttatttcattttgattttcttgccaaagagtttattttattttacaaaaatttagataatttaaataaataaattatttttttaaattacttcaTCCAAATATACACTTAATCATTTgaaaactttaaatctaattattttGGTTGAGTTaaagttatttgttaattaaattttaaatgttcaagtgtttgtttttattgttttttatcttaaaatctTATTCGGTTAAGTTAGAAGGTTATTAGCATAAGGTATTTTGATACTAAAGTTAGTAAAGATTCGACAGTTTTAGTAGTTATCTATTAGTAAATCtgaatttatagattttggaatGAATTTTGGATTATTGTGGCCAAATTGATACTAATTGTGTTTTTCCATAAGTTATTCAGAACTAAGTATAATCATCTTGAAGAGTGACTGTAAAATCTATAGAataattgtatttcttttatgcTTACTCCTACCTTTTCAAGGACCTGCTCGTTCGATTACCCTTAATGACTTCTAAATGGACGTCTTGAGGGAGTTAAACTTGGCACCCACCCAATTGAACCCGAACAACTAGCATTCATGCAGGAGTTCAAGGTGGTTTGTAACGCTCTTGATTTCACTGTTATTCCTCCAtgttttctatatttctttCGCACCTACCCACAGAGAGAAGGAGTTGGGTGTTTCTAATCTCCGAGAAAAAGGAAGTGGTTGTTCACCTTATTTATTGACTCCTTCAAAGGATTCAAGACAAACTATCTTAAGGTAGGAATAACGAAGGTCGGTTAgttaaaattttacataaaagcCAATCGGGCGATGTTCCCCTTTTACAGGACGAAGAACCTAAGGAAGTTGACATCATGGGCTAAGTCCATGATGACGTTCGGAGAGATAGAAGCAGTTAGCCTGATTGACCAACTACCTCATTGAAGGTCTCATCAACCTCGTAAACTCTGAGGACCTTTGTAATAGAGTGTTCGATAAGGTTTTAATTGTATTGTGTTTTCTAACATATAATTGTTAAATTGGCTAAATTTCGTGTTTTATTTCAGGAATAATGTCGTCCCTGAATCCAAAGAGTAATGTATTCGCGAAGATTGATGCCTAGTGTAAGGCTGCTGGAAAAGTTGTTGGAGAGGGTACATCTGGTGCTCGCCCGACTTCTACACTGGCCCTCACATCCAAGCGCCCTCCGGTTGTGGAAAAAGCGCATGAAAGAGCTCTTGCACAATAGGATCAATGAGCGATTTGACCTTCAACTCTGGCTATCCCTCAACCAATACCCATCACGATCATCTCCCCAACTACTCAAGATAAGGGGAAGAGTAAATTTCATAACAAGATATCTTCTTCCTCACAAAAGAAGAGCCGATGGGAGGCTGCTCCCTCGGGGTCCTTGTCTAGCGGACCATTCGATATTGGGTTCCGTGCAGGGGTGAGGGCCAACTTCGATCTCCCAAGGGATAAGTAGGGATGGGTTAAAAAGCTGTCCCAAGAGAAGGCTCTGGAAGCAACCTTCGAGTTGACCGTTCGGGTTGATATTTGTATGGCCCGAGCGTCTCAATTCGACAACAAAGATACAACCTCCCTAGAAGAGGGGTTGAAGGCTGCTAAGGTGGAACGGGAAGCCACCAAGAAGGCCAATGAAGACCTTACCAAACAATTAGAGGAAGCAACCAAGGCTTACTCTGGTTGCGAGAAGGCCAAGCAGGACTTCTTCGACATTCCTACGGATCATATGACTTTTGACGTGATGAAGCAGGTAGTGGATAGACAATTGGTGAGCATCTAGTCTAAGGAGAAAAGAGATTGTTtggtctatcgaggaggaggttcaccggggagacacaaacaccaataacattgGAACCtaaccatataagggattgacaccactctctttccaaaaccttaaggctatggattaatgggtctttcatctttatatagtgctatactttcttatttctatccaatgtgggacttagactcacacttggattctcaAAAATCTCCCCCTCTAGTGGAAGCATTCCCAATCAATCACAACCATGAGTAGCCCTTCGTACTGTCGTTCATCTTAACGTGACTTTCTTTATAAGGACTATTATACTCGTCTGAATCGATCACCAAGACAAACCAACTCTGATACTACTGTTGGGTCTAATGAGGAGGAGGTTCACCGGAAAGAcataaacaccaataacatTGGAGGCCAACCATATAAAGggttgacaccactctctacctaAAACCTTAAGACTATgggttaatgagtctttcatctttatatagtgctctactttctcatttctatcacTTGAGATTAAAActgataaaatatattcttgaggGCTTAACTGATCCCTCTCattatcttctatatatattgaaaacacAAGAGTACATGGAACATCAAGAGTCTGCACTAGACCTCTAGGTACAGAACTAGGTACGACTCATGAATGGTCTAGCAGACAAGCCTTAATGATGACATATAacagtaattattctaacactaTCCAATATGGAACTCAGACttacacttggattcccaacaaggATGATCAACATGTTGAGATCATGTATTGTACCGTATAAACCGCCTAGTCAACGTATTACCGAAAGCAATCGGTCGGTCAATTCTCTAGAACTTCCAAAATATCATAGATCGATCGGTCACACTTCATATTAAGGATACCACAAACTCAACATGATTAACAAGATAAAACATACTTATGAGGCATTAGGCTATAATTGGGTCGACCCTAATTAAAAGTTCACTccgaaatctataaatacagaGGTAAGATAAAGATGTAGGTG harbors:
- the LOC108347631 gene encoding dnaJ protein homolog 1 gives rise to the protein MFGRDGPRRSDNSKYYDILGVSKNATEDEIKKAYRKAAMKNHPDKGGDPEKFKELGQAYEVLSDSEKKELYDQYGEDALKEGMGGGGGGSFHNPFDIFESFFGGSSFGGGGSSRGRRQKHGEDVVHSLKVSLEDVYNGATKKLSLSRNVLCPKCKGKGSKSGATSRCFGCQGTGMKVTRRQIGLGMIQQMQHVCPDCRGSGEVISERDKCLQCKGNKVTHEKKVLEVHVEEGMQQGQKIVFEGQADEAPDALTGDIVLVLAVKEHPKFRRERDDLFIDQTLSLSEALCGFQFTITHLDGRQLLIKSNPGEVIKPGQSKAINDEGMPLHNKTFMRGRLYIQFNVEFPDSGFISPDQCLLLEKVLPQKGSKRISDAELDDCEETTLHDVNFKEEMKRKHQHHYREAYDEDEDEGPSGHRVQCAQQ